One segment of Streptomyces sp. YIM 121038 DNA contains the following:
- a CDS encoding glycosyltransferase family 39 protein, whose protein sequence is MTALLVYAGVRALGLAALAAWSAGTGKSPHTLLSARWDSLWYVRVAEHGYGWEVTLPDGSVHSNLAFFPLLPWLERLVAAVGPLSHADAGLLVSAVASLCAAGGVFAVADRLYGRRAGVCAVALWAVLPVGIVQSMAYSESLFTALAAWSLYAVLTGRWVTAGLLASLAGLTRPVGGAVVLALWAAAVLEVRRRGRVDARVALGALLAPLGAAAYVLWVGHRTGGGLLGYLDVQEGWGNGFDGGYAFARFVGAKFTSVPGALAGLGLIVGVALLIRLYVAGVRQRQPLPLLVYSGVVLVLALCAAGYFGSKPRLLMPAFPLLLPLAVALARLRTSRSVLVISGVAVAGAVYGAFWLNGSGPP, encoded by the coding sequence GTGACCGCACTGCTCGTGTACGCGGGGGTACGCGCTCTGGGACTCGCGGCCCTGGCCGCGTGGTCCGCGGGGACCGGCAAGAGCCCGCACACGCTGCTCTCCGCCCGCTGGGACTCCCTCTGGTACGTGCGCGTGGCCGAGCACGGCTACGGCTGGGAGGTGACCCTGCCGGACGGCAGCGTCCACTCCAACCTCGCGTTCTTCCCGCTGCTCCCCTGGCTGGAGCGGCTGGTGGCGGCGGTCGGCCCACTGAGTCACGCGGACGCGGGCCTGCTGGTGAGCGCGGTCGCCTCGCTGTGCGCGGCGGGCGGCGTCTTCGCCGTCGCGGACCGTCTGTACGGGCGCCGGGCGGGCGTGTGCGCGGTGGCGCTGTGGGCGGTGCTGCCCGTCGGCATCGTGCAGTCCATGGCGTACAGCGAGTCGCTGTTCACGGCGCTCGCCGCCTGGTCGCTGTACGCGGTACTCACGGGACGCTGGGTGACGGCGGGGCTCCTCGCCTCCCTCGCGGGCCTGACCCGGCCGGTGGGCGGGGCCGTGGTCCTCGCGCTGTGGGCGGCGGCGGTCCTGGAGGTGCGCCGCCGGGGCCGCGTCGACGCGCGCGTCGCGCTCGGCGCGCTGCTCGCCCCGCTCGGGGCGGCCGCCTACGTCCTGTGGGTCGGGCACCGCACGGGCGGCGGCCTCCTCGGCTACCTCGACGTGCAGGAGGGCTGGGGCAACGGCTTCGACGGCGGCTACGCCTTCGCGCGGTTCGTCGGCGCCAAGTTCACCTCCGTGCCGGGCGCGCTCGCCGGGCTCGGCCTGATCGTCGGCGTCGCGCTGCTGATCCGGCTGTACGTCGCCGGGGTGCGGCAGCGCCAGCCGCTGCCGCTGCTCGTCTACAGCGGGGTCGTCCTGGTGCTCGCCCTGTGCGCCGCGGGCTACTTCGGCTCCAAACCACGCCTGCTGATGCCCGCCTTCCCCCTGCTCCTGCCCCTCGCGGTGGCGCTCGCGCGGCTGCGGACGTCGAGATCGGTGCTGGTCATCAGTGGTGTGGCCGTGGCCGGCGCGGTGTACGGGGCGTTCTGGCTGAACGGCTCGGGGCCACCCTGA
- a CDS encoding phosphatase PAP2 family protein, giving the protein MRTERNLTRLDRLFARLDREPERPVHLDVPRMSRHRVVLFSATLAFYLAIVVAVLVTSWLVRFDWQVMFFRPYQQWPEIHGFLDYWVVLGQRGPTAVMVAAWLGWRSWRQHTLRPLLMFGTALLLLNATVGAAKIGMGRLGPHYATVIGSNEMGQGGDIFPSGHTANAVVTWGILAYLASTPVTRRYLSALSAVVSLSVGLTTVYLGTHWLSDVFLGWAAGLLILLALPWFEPLVARVEPFALGLWHRFRARPPVAVVPAPALVPQRSAGGAAPAPASGKGSGEQPPVREPVAAGRSRTPAYLAPGPHTARCERTPVTPAGPRRPPHADRVRGASARPVTGA; this is encoded by the coding sequence GTGCGTACCGAACGAAACCTGACCCGTCTGGACCGGCTCTTCGCCCGTCTTGACCGTGAGCCGGAACGGCCGGTTCACCTCGATGTGCCGAGGATGAGCCGGCACAGAGTCGTGCTCTTCAGCGCGACCCTGGCGTTCTACCTCGCCATCGTGGTCGCCGTCCTGGTCACCTCCTGGCTCGTGCGGTTCGACTGGCAGGTCATGTTCTTCCGGCCCTACCAGCAGTGGCCCGAGATCCACGGCTTCCTCGACTACTGGGTCGTGCTCGGCCAGCGCGGCCCCACCGCCGTGATGGTCGCGGCCTGGCTGGGCTGGCGCTCCTGGCGGCAGCACACGCTCCGCCCGCTCCTGATGTTCGGTACGGCCCTGCTGCTGCTCAACGCCACGGTGGGCGCCGCCAAGATCGGCATGGGCCGCCTCGGCCCGCACTACGCCACCGTGATCGGCTCGAACGAGATGGGGCAGGGCGGCGATATATTCCCTTCGGGCCACACCGCCAACGCCGTCGTGACCTGGGGAATCCTCGCCTATCTGGCCTCGACCCCGGTGACCCGCCGCTATCTGTCGGCGCTGTCCGCCGTGGTCTCCCTGAGCGTCGGCCTCACCACCGTCTACCTGGGTACGCACTGGCTGAGCGACGTCTTCCTCGGCTGGGCCGCGGGCCTGCTCATCCTGCTCGCGCTGCCCTGGTTCGAGCCGCTCGTCGCCCGGGTCGAGCCGTTCGCGCTCGGCCTCTGGCACCGCTTCCGGGCCCGGCCCCCGGTCGCCGTCGTGCCCGCCCCCGCGCTCGTGCCGCAGCGGTCCGCGGGGGGCGCGGCCCCGGCCCCGGCCTCCGGCAAGGGCTCCGGCGAGCAGCCGCCGGTGCGCGAGCCCGTCGCCGCGGGCCGGAGCCGCACCCCGGCCTATCTCGCCCCCGGCCCGCACACGGCCCGCTGCGAGCGCACCCCGGTGACCCCCGCGGGTCCCCGCCGCCCGCCGCACGCGGACCGGGTGCGCGGCGCGTCGGCCCGGCCCGTCACCGGCGCCTGA
- a CDS encoding I78 family peptidase inhibitor, with the protein MAPIPTPPAEPQDTPDSYVGLDAAEAESRARARGWSTVRSLPPGTFITMEYLAGRLNFEVEGGRVKRCWKG; encoded by the coding sequence ATGGCACCCATCCCGACCCCGCCCGCCGAGCCCCAGGACACCCCGGACTCCTATGTCGGCCTCGACGCCGCCGAAGCGGAGAGCCGGGCGCGCGCCCGCGGGTGGTCCACCGTCAGGTCGCTGCCGCCGGGCACGTTCATCACCATGGAGTACCTCGCGGGGCGGCTCAACTTCGAGGTCGAGGGCGGCCGGGTGAAGCGCTGCTGGAAGGGCTGA
- the ctaD gene encoding cytochrome c oxidase subunit I — protein sequence MGTQTVGAAAERPARRRTRGAILVDWLTTTDHKKIGHLYLITSFVFFLIAGVMALLMRAELARPGLQMLTNEEFNQLFTMHGTIMLLLFATPTFAGFANEIMPLQIGSPDVAFPRLNMLSYWLFLFGGLMVLGSLLVPSGPAAFGWFAYAPLNSLERSPGIGADLWIMGLALSGFGTILGSVNFLTTIIGMRAPGMTMFRLPVFTWNVLFTSVLVLIAFPVLAAALLVLEADRRFHSVVFDAQFGGALLWQHLFWFFGHPEVYIIALPFFGIITEIIPVFSRKPIFGYLPLVGATMAITGLSVVVWAHHMFATGAVLLPFFSFVSFLIAVPTGVKFFNWTGTMLKGSLSFETPMLWAVGFLVSFLFGGLTGVLLASPPIDFHVTDSYFVVAHFHYVVFGTVVFATFGGFYFWWPKFTGKMLDERLGKIHFWALFVGFHTTFLVQHWLGAEGMPRRYADYLDADGFTVLNTLSTIGAFLLGISTLPFLYNLWKTAKYGEKVDVDDPWGFGRSLEWATSCPPPRHNFVTLPRIRSESPAFDLHHPEYAAFRAPDDQVRHPGPGPG from the coding sequence ATGGGGACGCAGACGGTGGGGGCGGCGGCGGAGCGCCCGGCGCGGCGGCGGACGCGGGGCGCGATCCTCGTCGACTGGCTGACCACCACCGACCACAAGAAGATCGGCCACCTCTATCTGATCACGTCGTTCGTCTTCTTCCTGATCGCCGGCGTGATGGCGCTCCTGATGCGGGCCGAGCTCGCCCGCCCCGGGCTCCAGATGCTGACCAACGAGGAGTTCAACCAGCTCTTCACGATGCACGGCACGATCATGCTGCTGCTGTTCGCGACGCCGACGTTCGCGGGCTTCGCCAACGAGATCATGCCGCTGCAGATCGGCTCGCCCGACGTGGCGTTCCCGCGGCTCAACATGCTCTCGTACTGGCTGTTCCTCTTCGGCGGTCTGATGGTGCTCGGCTCGCTGCTCGTGCCGAGCGGCCCGGCGGCCTTCGGCTGGTTCGCGTACGCGCCGCTCAACAGCCTGGAGCGGTCGCCCGGCATCGGGGCCGACCTGTGGATCATGGGGCTCGCGCTCTCCGGGTTCGGCACGATCCTCGGCTCGGTGAACTTCCTGACCACCATCATCGGGATGCGCGCGCCGGGGATGACGATGTTCCGGCTGCCCGTCTTCACCTGGAACGTGCTGTTCACCTCGGTCCTGGTGCTGATCGCGTTCCCCGTGCTCGCGGCCGCCCTGCTCGTCCTGGAGGCGGACCGGCGCTTCCACTCCGTGGTCTTCGACGCCCAGTTCGGCGGTGCGCTGCTGTGGCAGCACCTCTTCTGGTTCTTCGGGCATCCGGAGGTCTACATCATCGCGCTGCCGTTCTTCGGCATCATCACGGAGATCATCCCGGTGTTCAGCCGGAAGCCGATCTTCGGCTATCTGCCGCTGGTCGGCGCGACGATGGCGATCACCGGTCTGTCGGTGGTCGTGTGGGCGCACCACATGTTCGCGACGGGCGCGGTGCTGCTGCCGTTCTTCTCGTTCGTGTCGTTCCTGATCGCGGTGCCCACCGGGGTGAAGTTCTTCAACTGGACCGGCACGATGCTCAAGGGCTCGCTGTCCTTCGAGACGCCGATGCTGTGGGCGGTCGGCTTCCTGGTGTCGTTCCTGTTCGGCGGGCTCACGGGCGTGCTGCTCGCCTCCCCGCCGATCGACTTCCACGTCACCGACTCGTACTTCGTCGTGGCGCACTTCCACTACGTGGTGTTCGGCACGGTCGTCTTCGCGACCTTCGGCGGCTTCTACTTCTGGTGGCCGAAGTTCACCGGCAAGATGCTCGACGAGCGCCTCGGCAAGATCCACTTCTGGGCGCTGTTCGTGGGCTTCCACACCACGTTCCTGGTCCAGCACTGGCTGGGCGCAGAAGGCATGCCCCGGCGGTACGCCGACTATCTGGACGCGGACGGCTTCACGGTGCTCAACACCCTCTCGACCATCGGCGCCTTCCTGCTCGGCATCTCCACGCTGCCGTTCCTCTACAACCTCTGGAAGACGGCCAAGTACGGCGAGAAGGTGGACGTCGACGACCCCTGGGGGTTCGGCCGCTCCCTGGAGTGGGCGACGTCCTGTCCGCCGCCCCGGCACAACTTCGTCACGCTCCCCCGGATCCGCTCCGAGTCCCCGGCGTTCGATCTGCACCATCCGGAGTACGCGGCGTTCCGGGCGCCGGACGACCAGGTGCGCCACCCCGGTCCAGGGCCCGGCTGA
- a CDS encoding YafY family protein — protein sequence MLETSARLLRLLSLLQAHREWSGADLAERLGVTARTIRRDVDRLRELGYPVNASPGTGGGYQLGAGAQLPPLLLDDDEAVAVAVGLRTAAGQGIEGIGESSVRALGKLEQVLPGRLRSRVGALNAFTVPMLHAPRQQAVDAAVLTDLAAVCRDSERLRFDYLDHGGGSSRRTVEPHRLVCTERRWYLVAWDLDRQDWRTFRADRITPRPPHGPRCAPRTPPADDLAAYVSRGVSTRAYAEQSTVRLFVSLEEATQRVKPLDGTLEAETEHTCLLRTGAASLEFLVFHVLFLGFEFEVVEPVAVLDRIRSLRDVLSRALDRGGAPGRPAPGTPRTPDGADRTPGTRSGSGGA from the coding sequence ATGTTGGAGACCTCCGCACGACTGCTCCGCCTGCTCTCGCTGTTGCAGGCCCACCGGGAATGGTCGGGCGCGGACCTCGCCGAGCGCCTCGGCGTGACCGCGCGCACGATCCGCAGGGACGTGGACCGGCTGCGCGAGCTCGGCTACCCCGTCAACGCGAGCCCCGGCACCGGCGGCGGCTACCAGCTGGGCGCGGGCGCCCAGCTGCCCCCGCTGCTGCTCGACGACGACGAGGCGGTCGCGGTCGCCGTGGGCCTGCGCACCGCCGCGGGCCAGGGCATCGAGGGCATCGGCGAGAGCTCGGTACGGGCCCTCGGCAAGCTCGAACAGGTCCTGCCCGGCAGGCTGCGGAGCCGGGTCGGCGCCCTGAACGCCTTCACGGTGCCGATGCTGCACGCGCCCCGGCAGCAGGCCGTCGACGCCGCCGTGCTCACCGACCTCGCCGCCGTCTGCCGGGACTCCGAACGCCTGCGCTTCGACTACCTCGACCACGGCGGCGGTTCGAGCCGCCGCACCGTCGAGCCGCACCGCCTGGTGTGCACCGAGCGCCGCTGGTACCTCGTCGCCTGGGACCTGGACCGGCAGGACTGGCGCACGTTCCGCGCGGACCGGATCACGCCCCGGCCGCCGCACGGCCCGCGCTGCGCGCCCCGCACCCCGCCCGCCGACGACCTCGCCGCCTACGTCTCCCGGGGCGTGTCGACCCGCGCCTACGCCGAACAGTCCACGGTCCGCCTCTTCGTGTCCCTGGAGGAGGCCACGCAGCGGGTGAAGCCGCTGGACGGCACCCTGGAGGCGGAGACCGAGCACACCTGTCTGCTGCGCACGGGGGCGGCCAGCCTGGAGTTCCTGGTCTTCCACGTGCTGTTCCTGGGCTTCGAGTTCGAGGTGGTCGAGCCCGTGGCGGTGCTCGACCGGATCCGCTCCCTCAGGGACGTGCTCAGCCGGGCCCTGGACCGGGGTGGCGCACCTGGTCGTCCGGCGCCCGGAACGCCGCGTACTCCGGATGGTGCAGATCGAACGCCGGGGACTCGGAGCGGATCCGGGGGAGCGTGA
- a CDS encoding glycosyltransferase family 4 protein produces MHISFLIHNAYGIGGTIRTTYNLANTLAEQHDVEIVSVLRHRDEPVFAPDPRIRLSHLVDIRKDSPGYEGDSAAHTTPARVFPSAEGRYAQYSALTDERIEAHLKSLRSDVVIGTRPGLNVHVARQTRRGVLRVGQEHLTLDSHSDELRLQLRSVYPRLDVLTTTTEADARDYRKRMRLPGVHVQAVPNPVPAPGIEPADGSHKWVVAAGRLAPVKRYDLLIRAFDKVRRERPDWRLRIYGGGRQKEKLRRLIDDLGLYNHVFLMGPAHPIEPEWAKGSIAAVSSSLESFGMTIVEAMRCGLPVVSTDCPHGPGEIIENGVDGRLVEVGNADAMADGLLELINDDALRQRMAYAALEDSERFDPARIAERYEVMFHGMLQRGGSLGGRVRGTMHRARGALLGGAYAVRDAGRTAPTKGRLA; encoded by the coding sequence ATGCATATCTCTTTCCTGATTCACAACGCGTACGGGATCGGAGGGACGATCCGGACCACGTACAACCTGGCGAACACCCTCGCGGAGCAGCACGACGTGGAGATCGTCTCGGTGCTGCGCCACCGCGACGAGCCGGTCTTCGCGCCGGACCCGCGGATCCGGCTCAGCCACCTCGTGGACATCAGGAAGGACAGCCCCGGATACGAGGGCGACAGCGCGGCCCACACCACCCCGGCCCGCGTCTTCCCGAGCGCCGAGGGCCGCTACGCGCAGTACAGCGCCCTCACCGACGAGCGCATCGAGGCCCACCTGAAGTCCCTGCGGTCCGACGTCGTCATCGGCACCAGGCCCGGCCTGAACGTGCACGTCGCCCGGCAGACCCGGCGCGGCGTGCTGCGCGTCGGCCAGGAGCACCTCACGCTCGACAGCCACTCCGACGAACTGCGCCTCCAGCTGCGCAGCGTCTACCCCCGCCTCGACGTCCTCACCACCACGACCGAGGCCGACGCACGGGACTACCGCAAGCGGATGCGGCTGCCCGGCGTGCACGTCCAGGCCGTGCCGAACCCGGTGCCCGCGCCCGGCATCGAGCCCGCCGACGGCTCCCACAAGTGGGTCGTCGCCGCCGGGCGGCTCGCCCCCGTCAAGCGGTACGACCTGCTGATCCGCGCCTTCGACAAGGTGCGCAGGGAGCGCCCCGACTGGCGCCTGCGGATCTACGGCGGCGGCCGCCAGAAGGAGAAGCTGCGCCGGCTGATCGACGACCTCGGCCTGTACAACCACGTCTTCCTCATGGGCCCCGCCCACCCCATCGAGCCCGAGTGGGCCAAGGGCTCCATCGCGGCCGTCAGCTCCAGCCTGGAGTCCTTCGGCATGACCATCGTCGAGGCCATGCGCTGCGGCCTCCCGGTCGTCTCCACCGACTGCCCGCACGGCCCCGGCGAGATCATCGAGAACGGCGTCGACGGCCGTCTCGTCGAGGTCGGCAACGCCGACGCCATGGCCGACGGCCTGCTCGAACTCATCAACGACGACGCACTGCGCCAGCGGATGGCGTACGCCGCCCTTGAGGACTCCGAACGCTTCGACCCGGCCCGCATCGCCGAGCGCTACGAGGTGATGTTCCACGGCATGCTCCAGCGCGGCGGCTCGCTGGGCGGCCGGGTGCGCGGCACGATGCACCGCGCCAGGGGAGCGCTGCTCGGCGGCGCGTACGCCGTTCGGGACGCCGGAAGAACCGCACCGACGAAGGGGCGCTTGGCATGA
- a CDS encoding ABC transporter substrate-binding protein, with protein sequence MAALAVAALLGSAACGSRLPESDFERRAPSGGAVPPRGGPPLRVGVITSATSPVGGSAFTGPRDGAKAYFERLNDRGGIAGREVEVRTCDDGGSGVGNNECVHKLLDEQKVVALVATTVLDYAGAPRVSEAGVPDIGGQPIGPAYDTYPHLYGIYGSLAPRAGEPGWGGELYGGTEVYRYFKREQGARTAAVVSYNQAASAAYARLVKRGLEAEGYEVVTEQVDFALPNFRAAAADLKDQGADLVFDAMDTHGNARLCEAMDDVGAKVTAKVTNVQNWSASVADDYKDAPRCRNALWATGSSRNYEDTGHPAVREFRAGMKKAGKGADSLSQWQLEGWAAGLWFTAAARSCTASGGDVTRACLDRFMSRGKPYDADGLLLPVTYERRAEPPRTRRTCVSVARWKDDEGWVTQGDMNANCFEVPQLSYQP encoded by the coding sequence GTGGCCGCGCTCGCCGTGGCGGCGCTCCTGGGGAGCGCGGCCTGCGGCAGCCGGCTGCCGGAGAGCGACTTCGAGCGGCGCGCGCCGTCGGGAGGGGCGGTGCCGCCCCGCGGCGGCCCGCCCCTGCGGGTCGGCGTCATCACCAGCGCCACCAGCCCCGTCGGCGGCTCCGCCTTCACCGGGCCGCGCGACGGCGCCAAGGCCTACTTCGAGCGGCTCAACGACCGCGGCGGGATCGCCGGACGCGAGGTCGAGGTGCGCACCTGCGACGACGGCGGCAGCGGCGTCGGCAACAACGAGTGCGTGCACAAGCTGCTCGACGAGCAGAAGGTCGTCGCCCTGGTGGCCACCACCGTCCTGGACTACGCGGGCGCGCCCCGGGTCTCCGAGGCGGGCGTGCCCGACATCGGCGGGCAGCCGATCGGCCCGGCGTACGACACCTATCCGCACCTGTACGGGATCTACGGCAGCCTCGCGCCGCGCGCGGGCGAGCCGGGCTGGGGCGGCGAGCTGTACGGCGGCACCGAGGTCTACCGCTACTTCAAGCGCGAGCAGGGCGCCCGCACGGCCGCGGTGGTCTCCTACAACCAGGCCGCGTCGGCGGCGTACGCGCGCCTGGTGAAGCGCGGCCTGGAGGCCGAGGGCTACGAGGTCGTCACCGAGCAGGTCGACTTCGCGCTGCCGAACTTCCGCGCCGCCGCGGCCGACCTCAAGGACCAGGGCGCCGACCTGGTCTTCGACGCGATGGACACGCACGGCAACGCGCGCCTGTGCGAGGCCATGGACGACGTGGGCGCGAAGGTCACCGCGAAGGTCACGAACGTACAGAACTGGTCAGCCTCCGTCGCCGACGACTACAAGGACGCGCCGCGCTGCCGCAACGCCCTGTGGGCCACCGGTTCCAGCCGCAACTACGAGGACACCGGCCACCCGGCCGTGCGGGAGTTCCGCGCCGGCATGAAGAAGGCGGGCAAGGGGGCGGACTCGCTCTCCCAGTGGCAGCTGGAGGGCTGGGCCGCCGGCCTGTGGTTCACGGCCGCCGCCCGCTCCTGCACGGCCTCGGGCGGGGACGTCACCCGCGCCTGCCTGGACCGCTTCATGAGCCGGGGCAAGCCGTACGACGCCGACGGCCTGCTGCTGCCGGTGACGTACGAGCGGCGGGCCGAGCCACCGCGGACGCGCCGGACGTGTGTGTCCGTGGCCCGCTGGAAGGACGATGAGGGCTGGGTCACACAAGGCGACATGAACGCCAACTGCTTCGAGGTACCGCAGCTCTCCTACCAGCCATGA
- a CDS encoding ATP-binding cassette domain-containing protein produces MASLSYDLTLAGLSVGSAAALTGIGLVVTHRATGVLNFAHGAIAMVCAYLLRQLTVDWGWPLPLAAAVTLLVVAPAIGLVLERAVFRPLAVLGGDPAQTLVASIGVFVLLVGAAALIWGQGARADAPTLVSADPWGQLAVAVALALAVGALTRFTRFGGELRAVVDDRRLAVLAGIDADRVAAAGWAFGSFTAGLTGVLLAPYVRLDPYGLPLLVMEVMAVAVAARMRNLPVAVVVALGIGVAQSQLTRLHPSGWGEPLLQAVGANLFVVALLIAALVLPGVGTGDALPRTATARVPTPPGAWIVAVVLFLLPLGFAGSDLTTSVQVPALGVILLSLVVVTGRGGQISLGQAAYAGLGALFTALLTGGRFPGLPELPELPALAVAVLLVAPLGLLTGWPAISRHGLALALATLAVGVGVSRFVFAQPYATSGLTLERPAGLSGDRAYYLFELALLGGALWCVAALRRGRAGRALAAMRDHEAGAAAAGVPVRTLKLAAFVTGAALAALGGGMLGMGLRAFDPGAYDPVRGLLWFAAVVVLGADSLLGALVAAALLVGLDAGARGGVAAAVIGVLAILVGRFPGGPYEALRAATRRLRRRPRLTPLGARVRGALVPAATGPAPAPAPAPANSAGHLALCPPFPKLPAPLEQGRPHSPCGTMAHSEERDVLAADGLFLSYGGFAVLRGVSLSVVPGQVTAVVGPNGAGKSSLFHCLAGTVRPDRGRVAFGGRDLTRLPAHARTRAGVARTFQQLAVFPTLTVAENVRVGAEQGRVRDPAASDRALRLFDLTSVRDRPAAGLPTGTLRRVELARALAGDPYVLLLDEPAAGLDTGEVAALTRVLRALAADGTALLVVEHDLDLVAGLADTVHVMTAGRIVASGPADEVLDGGAP; encoded by the coding sequence GTGGCCTCCCTGAGCTACGACCTGACCCTGGCCGGGCTCTCCGTCGGCAGCGCGGCGGCCCTCACCGGCATAGGCCTCGTCGTCACCCACCGCGCGACCGGCGTGCTCAACTTCGCGCACGGCGCGATCGCGATGGTCTGCGCCTATCTGCTGCGCCAGCTCACCGTCGACTGGGGCTGGCCGCTGCCGCTCGCCGCGGCGGTGACGCTCCTGGTGGTGGCCCCCGCCATCGGCCTGGTCCTCGAACGCGCCGTCTTCCGCCCGCTCGCCGTCCTGGGCGGCGACCCGGCGCAGACCCTGGTGGCCTCGATCGGCGTCTTCGTCCTGCTCGTCGGCGCGGCGGCGCTGATCTGGGGGCAGGGCGCGCGGGCGGACGCGCCGACGCTCGTCTCGGCCGACCCCTGGGGCCAGCTCGCGGTCGCCGTGGCGCTGGCGCTCGCCGTGGGGGCCCTCACCCGCTTCACCCGCTTCGGCGGGGAGCTGCGCGCGGTGGTCGACGACCGCCGCCTCGCGGTGCTCGCCGGGATCGACGCGGACCGGGTGGCCGCGGCGGGCTGGGCCTTCGGCTCCTTCACGGCGGGCCTGACCGGCGTGCTCCTCGCCCCCTACGTCCGCCTCGACCCGTACGGCCTGCCCCTGCTCGTCATGGAGGTGATGGCCGTCGCCGTGGCGGCCCGGATGCGGAACCTGCCGGTGGCGGTCGTGGTGGCGCTCGGCATCGGCGTCGCGCAGAGCCAGCTCACGCGCCTGCACCCGTCCGGGTGGGGCGAGCCCCTGCTCCAGGCGGTCGGCGCGAACCTCTTCGTCGTGGCCCTGCTGATCGCCGCGCTCGTCCTGCCCGGGGTGGGCACCGGGGACGCGCTGCCCCGCACGGCCACCGCCCGCGTCCCTACCCCGCCCGGCGCCTGGATAGTGGCCGTGGTCCTCTTCCTGCTCCCGCTCGGCTTCGCCGGCTCGGACCTCACCACGTCCGTGCAGGTCCCCGCCCTCGGCGTCATCCTGCTCTCCCTCGTCGTCGTCACCGGCAGGGGCGGCCAGATCTCCCTGGGCCAGGCGGCGTACGCGGGCCTGGGCGCGCTGTTCACCGCGCTGCTCACCGGCGGCCGCTTCCCCGGCCTGCCCGAGCTGCCCGAGCTGCCCGCCCTCGCGGTCGCCGTGCTGCTCGTCGCGCCGCTCGGCCTGCTCACCGGCTGGCCCGCCATCAGCCGGCACGGCCTGGCCCTCGCCCTCGCCACCCTCGCGGTCGGCGTGGGCGTCAGCCGCTTCGTGTTCGCACAGCCGTACGCGACCTCGGGCCTCACCCTGGAGCGGCCCGCCGGCCTCAGCGGCGACCGCGCGTACTACCTGTTCGAACTGGCCCTGCTCGGCGGCGCGCTGTGGTGCGTCGCGGCGCTGCGCCGGGGCCGCGCGGGGCGGGCGCTCGCGGCGATGCGCGACCACGAGGCGGGGGCGGCGGCGGCCGGGGTCCCCGTGCGCACGCTGAAGCTCGCGGCGTTCGTGACCGGCGCGGCGCTCGCCGCCCTGGGCGGCGGGATGCTCGGGATGGGCCTGCGGGCGTTCGACCCCGGCGCGTACGACCCGGTGCGGGGGCTGCTGTGGTTCGCGGCGGTGGTCGTGCTCGGCGCGGACAGCCTGCTCGGCGCGCTGGTGGCGGCGGCGCTGCTGGTGGGGCTCGACGCGGGGGCCAGGGGCGGGGTCGCCGCGGCGGTCATCGGGGTGCTCGCGATACTGGTCGGCCGCTTTCCCGGGGGGCCGTACGAGGCGCTGCGCGCGGCTACGCGGCGGCTGCGGCGGCGGCCCCGGCTCACACCGCTGGGCGCCCGGGTGCGGGGCGCCCTCGTCCCTGCCGCCACGGGCCCTGCCCCGGCCCCGGCCCCGGCCCCGGCAAACAGTGCTGGGCACCTGGCGCTGTGCCCACCCTTCCCCAAGCTCCCGGCTCCGCTCGAGCAGGGGAGACCCCACTCGCCCTGCGGGACGATGGCCCACAGCGAGGAGCGGGACGTCCTTGCCGCTGACGGGCTGTTCCTCTCCTACGGTGGCTTCGCCGTGTTGCGCGGGGTGTCCCTCAGTGTCGTCCCCGGCCAGGTGACGGCTGTCGTGGGGCCCAACGGCGCGGGCAAGAGCAGTCTGTTCCACTGTCTGGCGGGGACGGTGCGGCCCGACCGGGGGCGGGTGGCCTTCGGGGGGCGGGACCTCACCCGGCTGCCCGCGCACGCCCGCACCCGCGCGGGCGTGGCGCGTACGTTCCAGCAGCTGGCGGTCTTCCCGACGCTGACCGTCGCGGAGAACGTGCGCGTGGGCGCCGAACAGGGCCGGGTCCGGGACCCGGCGGCGTCCGACCGGGCGCTGCGCCTGTTCGACCTCACGTCCGTGCGCGACCGCCCGGCCGCGGGCCTGCCGACGGGCACGCTGCGCCGCGTCGAGCTGGCCCGGGCGCTCGCGGGCGACCCGTACGTGCTGCTCCTGGACGAGCCCGCCGCGGGCCTCGACACCGGCGAGGTGGCCGCGCTCACCCGGGTCCTGCGCGCCCTCGCCGCCGACGGCACCGCGCTCCTGGTGGTCGAGCACGACCTGGACCTGGTCGCGGGCCTGGCCGACACGGTGCACGTGATGACGGCGGGCCGGATCGTCGCGTCGGGCCCGGCGGACGAGGTGCTCGACGGCGGGGCCCCATGA